The following proteins are encoded in a genomic region of Natronorubrum halophilum:
- the rimI gene encoding ribosomal protein S18-alanine N-acetyltransferase, whose product MTTQAPGIGNGDDRFAVRPAERADLLAVVRIETESFSQPWPYDAFERFLGEPGFLVAVEGATAVTGYIVADITQNFGQQLGHVKDIAVHPDYRGTGIGSTLLSRSLAVLTARGADTVKLEVRRSNEDAKRLYREFGFESLRFVPDYYGDDEDAIVMIRKLN is encoded by the coding sequence GTGACGACGCAGGCCCCCGGAATTGGTAACGGCGACGACAGGTTCGCAGTCCGCCCCGCCGAGCGTGCCGACTTACTCGCGGTCGTCCGTATCGAGACCGAATCGTTTTCCCAGCCGTGGCCCTACGACGCCTTCGAACGGTTTCTCGGCGAGCCAGGCTTTCTCGTCGCCGTCGAGGGCGCGACGGCGGTTACCGGCTACATCGTTGCGGACATCACGCAGAACTTCGGGCAACAACTCGGCCACGTCAAGGATATCGCCGTTCACCCCGACTACCGCGGGACGGGCATCGGCAGCACGCTCCTCTCGAGGTCGCTCGCCGTTCTGACGGCACGCGGGGCCGACACGGTCAAACTCGAGGTTCGCCGCTCCAACGAGGACGCGAAGCGACTCTACCGGGAGTTCGGCTTCGAATCGCTTCGATTCGTTCCCGACTACTACGGGGACGACGAGGACGCGATTGTGATGATTCGAAAACTCAACTGA
- a CDS encoding DUF5810 domain-containing protein — protein sequence MGYACPVCDAEQADAEHLANHLAITASLGREDHGEWLEEHAPDWSDCSPEELGEIVSQYAREIETPDFEGPSRGHDHGRPGGLEEGIARQSRRPGRGSMTGDAESVLREAREMTQRMTGAERNDAGNDGDEDGETANDEESGDDESASGNA from the coding sequence ATGGGATACGCTTGCCCCGTCTGTGACGCCGAACAGGCCGATGCGGAGCATCTCGCGAACCACCTCGCGATCACCGCCTCGCTCGGTCGGGAGGACCACGGCGAGTGGTTAGAAGAACACGCCCCCGACTGGAGTGACTGCTCGCCCGAGGAGTTAGGCGAGATCGTTAGCCAGTACGCCCGCGAGATCGAAACGCCCGATTTCGAGGGGCCAAGCCGCGGGCACGACCACGGCCGTCCGGGGGGACTCGAGGAGGGAATCGCCCGGCAGAGCCGCCGACCGGGGCGCGGATCGATGACCGGCGACGCAGAGAGCGTCTTGCGGGAGGCCAGAGAGATGACCCAGCGGATGACGGGAGCGGAACGCAACGATGCTGGCAACGACGGAGATGAGGACGGCGAAACCGCAAACGACGAGGAGTCCGGCGACGACGAGTCCGCCTCGGGGAACGCGTAA
- a CDS encoding DUF5809 family protein, which yields MHTVGTFAPASAEAVRERYSDVGPAAQTVVRETAKAMEFDREEYGDRVTSEVVETARDALFASLLEVRVGSREEFDDWRASYDGEVTVAGHENAERVVWHGGPEDEAVAATFQNEEDAAVATLRRQAFGRLYRDLL from the coding sequence ATGCACACTGTCGGAACGTTCGCCCCGGCGTCGGCCGAGGCGGTGCGCGAACGCTATTCGGATGTCGGCCCCGCAGCACAGACCGTCGTCCGCGAGACGGCGAAGGCCATGGAGTTCGACCGCGAGGAGTACGGCGACCGCGTTACGAGCGAGGTCGTCGAAACCGCTCGGGACGCCCTCTTTGCGAGTTTGCTCGAGGTACGCGTCGGGAGTCGCGAAGAGTTCGACGACTGGCGGGCGTCCTACGACGGCGAGGTGACGGTCGCGGGCCACGAGAACGCCGAGCGCGTCGTCTGGCACGGCGGGCCGGAGGACGAGGCGGTTGCCGCGACGTTCCAGAACGAGGAGGACGCGGCGGTAGCGACCCTACGCCGGCAGGCGTTCGGACGCCTGTATCGAGACCTACTGTAG